One region of Emys orbicularis isolate rEmyOrb1 chromosome 4, rEmyOrb1.hap1, whole genome shotgun sequence genomic DNA includes:
- the LOC135877668 gene encoding regenerating islet-derived protein 4-like, producing MDPRTSLYLVLNFIAWGACSQENCLCARGFCYEGWVQYQDACYKAVKEPMKWPEAEVACQSHGKNSHLASIHSAEENDFIFHLMGKPLDYTKGQAYWIGAHDTFKEGSFMWTDGSKYNFRAFPADQPDGLPGENYLGSWTLENGFVTWNDYGTNWTFPFVCKYTLRNSFRDQSW from the exons ATGGATCCCAGGACATCCCTCTACCTCGTGCTCAACTTCATTGCCTGGG GTGCCTGCTCCCAGGAGAACTGTCTCTGCGCCCGTGGCTTTTGTTACGAGGGCTGGGTGCAGTATCAAGACGCCTGCTATAAGGCTGTGAAGGAACCGATGAAATGGCCTGAAGCTGAG GTGGCGTGTCAAAGCCACGGCAAGAATTCCCATCTGGCCTCCATCCACAGCGCAGAGGAAAATGACTTCATCTTTCACCTGATGGGCAAGCCGCTGGATTACACTAAAGGGCAGGCCTACTGGATCGGCGCACATGACACTTTCAAG GAGGGGTCTTTCATGTGGACGGATGGTTCCAAATACAATTTCCGGGCATTTCCTGCAGACCAGCCCGATGGTCTCCCGGGAGAAAACTACCTGGGCTCTTGGACCCTGGAAAACG GCTTCGTCACCTGGAACGACTATGGCACCAACTGGACCTTCCCGTTCGTTTGCAAATACACCCTGCGGAACAG